One window from the genome of Deltaproteobacteria bacterium encodes:
- the ruvC gene encoding crossover junction endodeoxyribonuclease RuvC — protein MKVLGIDPGSLVTGYGIIGKNGTGIVHIDSGVIAPSPKKDFPSRLLEIYTTLIKVIREFSPDEIAIEEVFFAQNVRSALKLGEARGVALLAVEGEGVPLSEYSAREVKQAITGYGQADKQQVQKMVQRLLKLPEPAAIDASDALAIALCHMQSRNMRRYDRAS, from the coding sequence ATGAAGGTCCTTGGAATAGACCCTGGTTCACTCGTTACCGGTTATGGGATCATTGGCAAAAATGGAACTGGCATTGTTCACATTGACAGCGGTGTAATCGCCCCTTCCCCCAAAAAAGATTTTCCGAGCCGTCTTCTTGAGATTTACACGACATTGATCAAGGTCATTCGGGAGTTCTCGCCGGACGAGATTGCCATCGAAGAGGTTTTTTTCGCACAAAACGTGCGGTCAGCCCTCAAACTGGGAGAGGCACGCGGCGTGGCCCTCCTGGCGGTAGAAGGCGAAGGAGTTCCGCTTTCGGAGTACTCCGCCCGCGAGGTGAAACAGGCGATCACCGGTTATGGTCAGGCAGACAAACAGCAGGTTCAAAAAATGGTCCAGCGGCTTTTAAAATTACCGGAACCGGCCGCCATCGATGCCTCCGATGCCTTGGCGATCGCGTTGTGTCATATGCAGTCCAGAAATATGAGGCGTTATGATCGCGCGTCTTAA
- the ruvA gene encoding Holliday junction branch migration protein RuvA — MIARLKGILVAKDKDHVILDVGGVGYKTFLSLSCHEHLPPLGQTVLLLIHTHVREGEISLYGFLESSEKELFEKLITVSGIGPKLALTILSGIAPDELAASLYKEDLIRLTAISGIGRKTAERMIVDLKDKLVGFMATHRPSKMEPDGKRKIYDDLFSALTNLGYSRPMAEKTLSQLHLKEGTAIEAALKEALKLLA; from the coding sequence ATGATCGCGCGTCTTAAAGGAATCCTCGTCGCCAAAGATAAAGACCATGTCATCCTTGACGTGGGAGGGGTTGGCTATAAGACCTTCCTCTCTCTCTCCTGCCATGAACATCTTCCACCCCTCGGCCAGACCGTTCTGCTTTTGATTCACACGCATGTCCGGGAGGGGGAGATTTCACTTTATGGCTTTTTGGAATCCTCCGAGAAGGAACTGTTTGAAAAACTGATCACCGTCTCCGGCATCGGCCCAAAGCTCGCCTTAACGATCCTTTCGGGAATCGCCCCCGACGAACTGGCCGCCTCCCTTTACAAAGAAGACCTCATTCGCCTGACCGCGATCTCCGGCATCGGCCGCAAGACAGCGGAGAGGATGATCGTGGATTTGAAAGACAAGCTGGTCGGTTTTATGGCGACCCATCGCCCCTCGAAAATGGAACCGGATGGCAAGCGCAAAATCTACGACGACCTCTTTTCCGCCCTCACCAACCTGGGTTACAGCCGCCCGATGGCGGAGAAGACCCTGTCTCAACTTCACTTGAAGGAAGGGACCGCTATCGAAGCGGCCCTCAAAGAGGCCCTAAAACTGCTCGCCTAG
- a CDS encoding septum formation initiator family protein — protein sequence MRLNNPPPFRKITTVLIAIMLLAAIYGNQGLLKLYRLSRLEKQLESSIMENRRENQRLAFEIKRLKDPLQLERVVREELGLVRPNELVFITEP from the coding sequence ATGAGGCTTAACAACCCTCCCCCATTCCGCAAGATCACGACAGTTCTCATCGCTATCATGTTACTCGCCGCCATCTATGGAAACCAGGGGTTGCTAAAACTCTACCGATTGTCCCGCCTGGAAAAACAATTGGAGTCTTCCATCATGGAAAACAGGAGAGAGAACCAGCGGCTGGCCTTCGAAATCAAGCGGCTCAAAGACCCGTTACAACTGGAAAGAGTGGTTCGTGAGGAGCTGGGTCTCGTCCGGCCCAATGAACTTGTTTTCATTACTGAGCCTTGA
- the pilM gene encoding pilus assembly protein PilM has translation MAQKILGIDIGSYSVKIAEIERAYKGFELVNFYERVVAYNEVLSPEEAIAATLQKLVDDFSLKPDIVLASLPGSLVATRLLELPFSNPKKIDTTVEFEMEGYLPFSLEDLLIDYHILKSAKNLSSILVAYGKKTDFVKFLSIFKDLEFEPRFIGCEPVELGNLLKLGLAQPEGAYAIINIGHLKTEVSLFVGPTLRYTRTVMTGGKAMTEEIAKTLSVPYEEAEKIKIELGQLSENMEGLDAMGQKVGGAIRKVMEGLLVELKQTFLAFEEMGGETVQALYLCGGTSRLPGIDQFLSFRIRKNVSFLDPLDFPFNRLSDSNWCRPLVSTALSYALRAVFPSGGFPDVQFRRGEFAYRGDVEDLSKVVKQTGFLLAGLILFALVNFLLSYSLLQSRVSGVRKEVSKLVTEKLPDTPKKMVERPQSAISVLNGKIQEVRDKKRRLEEETSLSVLKLLKEISTVIPEKANLVVDMDNLNIVSNKIRLQGRTNSFESVDKLKESLSRSPLFKNVTTGNVKKGVKDEIKFDLSLEVRVGEEGGDHGT, from the coding sequence TCGAGCTGGTCAATTTCTATGAGCGGGTCGTTGCCTACAATGAGGTCTTGAGCCCTGAAGAGGCGATTGCCGCCACCCTCCAGAAACTGGTTGATGACTTTTCCCTGAAGCCGGATATCGTTCTGGCGAGCCTCCCCGGCTCTCTTGTGGCCACACGGCTCCTGGAACTCCCCTTTTCAAACCCCAAGAAGATAGACACGACGGTGGAATTTGAAATGGAAGGATACCTCCCTTTTAGCCTTGAGGATCTGCTCATCGATTATCATATCCTCAAAAGTGCCAAGAACCTCTCCTCCATTTTGGTGGCCTACGGGAAGAAAACCGATTTCGTCAAGTTCCTCTCCATCTTCAAAGATCTCGAATTTGAGCCTCGTTTCATCGGTTGCGAACCGGTGGAACTGGGGAATCTTCTCAAACTGGGGCTGGCCCAACCGGAAGGGGCTTATGCGATCATCAATATCGGTCATCTGAAAACCGAGGTTTCCCTCTTCGTCGGGCCGACTCTCCGGTATACCCGGACGGTCATGACCGGTGGGAAGGCGATGACCGAAGAGATTGCGAAGACGTTGTCTGTTCCTTACGAGGAGGCGGAAAAAATAAAAATTGAACTTGGCCAGCTGAGCGAGAACATGGAAGGACTGGATGCGATGGGGCAAAAGGTCGGGGGGGCGATCCGCAAGGTGATGGAGGGGTTGCTGGTGGAGCTCAAACAGACCTTTCTCGCCTTTGAGGAGATGGGGGGTGAAACGGTCCAGGCCCTTTACCTCTGCGGCGGGACCTCGCGCCTGCCAGGGATCGATCAATTTTTATCGTTCCGGATACGCAAAAATGTCAGTTTTTTAGATCCCCTCGATTTTCCCTTCAACCGTCTTTCCGACTCAAACTGGTGCCGTCCCCTTGTCTCTACGGCACTCTCCTATGCCCTCAGGGCTGTCTTTCCTTCCGGAGGGTTTCCGGATGTCCAATTTCGCCGGGGGGAATTCGCCTACCGGGGGGATGTTGAAGATCTCTCCAAGGTTGTAAAGCAGACAGGCTTTCTGTTGGCGGGACTCATCCTTTTTGCACTGGTAAATTTTTTGCTGAGTTATTCCCTCTTGCAGTCCCGGGTTAGCGGTGTCCGTAAGGAAGTTTCCAAATTGGTGACGGAGAAACTGCCGGATACCCCCAAGAAGATGGTGGAACGGCCGCAATCGGCCATTTCCGTGCTCAATGGGAAGATTCAGGAGGTTCGGGACAAAAAGAGGCGTCTGGAGGAGGAGACCAGTCTTTCAGTTCTGAAACTTCTCAAAGAAATTTCCACCGTTATTCCGGAAAAGGCCAATCTTGTGGTCGACATGGATAATCTTAACATCGTTTCCAACAAGATCAGGCTTCAAGGGAGGACCAACTCCTTTGAATCGGTGGACAAACTCAAGGAATCACTCTCCCGCTCCCCCCTCTTCAAGAATGTGACGACCGGCAACGTCAAAAAGGGGGTCAAGGATGAGATCAAGTTCGACTTGAGCCTTGAGGTACGGGTTGGCGAGGAAGGGGGAGACCATGGCACTTAA
- a CDS encoding YebC/PmpR family DNA-binding transcriptional regulator codes for MSGHSKWATIKRKKGAEDAKRGKIFTKVIRELTVAAKSGGGDPNSNPRLRTVLEKAKAANMPQDNITRAIKKGTGELEGVNYEESTYEGYGPGGVAIMFDVMTDNKNRTISELRHLLSKNGGNLGEAGCVSWVFAKKGILRFDKNKVSEEQLMDVALEAGAQDINDEGDTFDVLTDPAHFESVKKGLAGKGLSPLESEVTMVPQNTVQLHGPQAEQMIKLMEALEDHDDVQNVYANFDIPKEEMEKIAV; via the coding sequence ATGTCCGGACATTCCAAATGGGCGACCATCAAGCGTAAAAAAGGGGCGGAAGATGCCAAGCGGGGGAAGATTTTCACCAAAGTCATCCGCGAATTAACCGTTGCGGCCAAATCAGGCGGCGGCGATCCCAACAGCAATCCTCGTCTCCGAACAGTCCTTGAAAAGGCGAAGGCCGCTAACATGCCCCAGGATAACATCACCCGCGCGATCAAGAAAGGAACCGGCGAACTGGAAGGGGTCAATTACGAGGAGTCCACCTATGAGGGGTACGGTCCCGGCGGTGTCGCGATTATGTTCGATGTGATGACCGACAACAAGAACAGGACTATCTCTGAACTCCGCCATCTCTTGAGCAAAAATGGGGGGAATCTTGGGGAGGCCGGTTGTGTCTCCTGGGTTTTCGCCAAAAAAGGGATCCTACGTTTCGATAAGAACAAGGTCAGCGAGGAACAGCTCATGGATGTTGCCCTTGAAGCTGGCGCCCAGGATATCAACGATGAAGGAGACACCTTTGATGTCCTGACCGATCCCGCCCATTTTGAATCGGTCAAAAAAGGGCTGGCCGGCAAGGGGCTGTCCCCCCTCGAATCCGAGGTCACGATGGTCCCTCAAAATACCGTCCAGCTCCACGGCCCGCAGGCGGAGCAGATGATCAAATTAATGGAGGCGCTGGAGGATCACGACGACGTTCAGAACGTTTATGCCAATTTTGACATCCCCAAGGAAGAAATGGAGAAGATCGCTGTCTAA
- a CDS encoding glycerophosphodiester phosphodiesterase, with translation MTLVIAHRGDTKQATENTLEAISAAVRKGADGIETDLRLSADGIPFLFHDKTLERLAGRPEKVEKLTWRELREVRLQGNLQIPTLDNLCEIAGEELLLNIELKASSLQESRRMADAVTSLVGNRNPNRFLFSSFNPVSLYYLKKKLPRFRIGMLFAEQTIFFSRQPWARRWLKPYSLHPSIKLATDEKIQQYRREGFEIFVWTVNEENDIQRLTSLGVTGIITDHLELARRIVK, from the coding sequence ATGACCCTTGTCATCGCCCATCGCGGCGACACAAAACAGGCGACGGAAAACACCTTGGAGGCGATCTCAGCGGCTGTGCGAAAAGGGGCCGATGGGATTGAAACCGATCTCCGTCTTTCCGCCGATGGGATTCCGTTCCTGTTTCATGACAAGACCCTGGAACGTCTGGCAGGCCGTCCTGAAAAGGTAGAAAAACTGACTTGGCGTGAACTCCGCGAAGTCCGGCTCCAGGGAAACCTCCAGATCCCGACGTTGGACAATCTCTGTGAAATCGCCGGAGAGGAGCTTCTCCTGAACATTGAGCTGAAGGCTTCCTCACTGCAGGAATCACGGAGAATGGCTGATGCGGTGACCTCCCTCGTTGGCAATCGGAACCCAAACCGCTTCCTCTTCTCTTCCTTCAATCCGGTTTCTCTCTACTATCTTAAAAAGAAACTCCCTCGCTTTAGAATCGGGATGCTCTTTGCCGAACAAACAATTTTCTTCTCCCGCCAACCCTGGGCTAGAAGATGGTTGAAACCTTATTCCCTGCACCCCTCGATCAAACTGGCCACCGATGAAAAGATCCAACAGTACCGGCGTGAAGGGTTTGAAATTTTTGTTTGGACCGTCAATGAAGAAAATGATATACAAAGACTAACTTCCCTGGGGGTTACCGGTATTATTACGGACCACCTGGAACTGGCTCGGAGGATCGTGAAATAA
- the gspN gene encoding type II secretion system protein GspN — protein MKLFLRLALYGVTFFFFFLLFLLTLFPYDSIKGRITRELENGLGGAYQVTINKIRPFPLLGVVLKNVQIKEARSQNDFIKLDKASLSLRLLPLLWGSVQTRFDAKIGKGELEGSFASGRNRYHVSLSLDGINLGELKSLATRYGLNLSSQISGQVDLELFPAEPIRNQGSVHLVLKELRLLESELKVGEGEMAMSFNLPPLQMAVNTVPSVIDMRMDKGNMEVKSFEFKGGDLELNLSGKLYIAQSLSNSRLNLKGSFGVNPAASSRLPFLVLIEKEKGSDGQFPLTVTGRVEKPSIQIGSLRVPL, from the coding sequence ATGAAACTCTTTTTGAGACTGGCCCTTTACGGCGTCACCTTTTTCTTTTTCTTCCTCCTTTTTTTGCTGACGCTCTTTCCCTATGACAGCATCAAGGGAAGAATCACCAGGGAACTGGAAAACGGTTTGGGGGGCGCCTACCAGGTGACGATCAACAAAATCAGGCCATTCCCCCTCCTGGGGGTTGTCCTGAAAAATGTCCAGATCAAGGAGGCCCGGAGCCAGAACGATTTCATCAAGCTTGACAAGGCGAGTCTTTCCCTCAGGCTCCTTCCCCTTTTGTGGGGCTCGGTGCAGACCCGGTTTGATGCCAAAATTGGGAAAGGGGAGTTGGAGGGTTCGTTCGCCTCCGGCCGCAACAGATACCATGTTTCTCTCTCATTGGATGGGATTAATCTGGGTGAACTGAAATCCCTGGCGACCCGCTATGGATTGAATCTGTCGAGCCAGATTAGTGGCCAAGTGGATCTGGAGCTGTTTCCGGCGGAACCGATACGGAATCAGGGCTCTGTGCATCTTGTTTTGAAGGAGCTCAGACTGCTGGAATCCGAGCTCAAGGTGGGGGAAGGGGAGATGGCGATGAGTTTTAATCTTCCACCCCTTCAGATGGCGGTAAATACCGTCCCTTCCGTGATCGATATGAGGATGGATAAGGGGAATATGGAGGTCAAATCCTTCGAGTTCAAGGGGGGAGATCTTGAGTTGAATCTTTCTGGGAAGCTTTACATAGCCCAGAGTTTGAGTAATAGCCGTTTGAATCTGAAAGGGAGTTTTGGCGTCAATCCTGCCGCCTCGAGTCGTCTGCCGTTTCTTGTCCTGATTGAAAAAGAAAAGGGGTCGGACGGGCAGTTCCCCCTGACGGTGACCGGCCGTGTGGAAAAACCGAGCATTCAGATTGGTAGCCTCAGAGTGCCTTTGTAG
- the ruvB gene encoding Holliday junction branch migration DNA helicase RuvB: MTLKDPARRSDLDPIPIPDDLEIENSLRPKSFGEFIGQESVKKNLIVFIEAARRRNEPLDHALFCGPPGLGKTSLAHIIAHERGVQIKSTSGPAIERPGDLAAILTNLEQGDVLFIDEIHRLSKIIEEILYPAMEDYKLDIVIGQGPSAKTVKLDLPRFTLIGATTRAGLLTSPFRDRFGITARLDFYSPEELTKIVLRSAKILGVQVDPEAALEIAGRSRGTPRITNRLLRRVRDFAQVHGTGLIDLDRAKKALTLLEVDNKGFDAMDRKILLTIIDKFEGGPVGVETLSSAISEERETIEDVYEPYLIQSGYLNRTSRGRVATRLAYEHLGRPIKGLNQGALFNEA, encoded by the coding sequence ATGACCCTAAAAGACCCTGCACGCCGTTCCGACCTTGACCCGATCCCGATCCCTGACGATTTAGAGATCGAGAACTCTCTCCGCCCAAAAAGCTTTGGCGAGTTCATCGGTCAGGAATCGGTCAAAAAGAATCTGATCGTCTTTATTGAAGCGGCCAGAAGGCGTAACGAACCACTGGACCATGCCCTCTTCTGCGGTCCGCCCGGTTTGGGCAAAACCTCACTCGCCCATATCATCGCCCACGAACGGGGGGTCCAGATCAAGTCAACCTCCGGCCCCGCCATCGAACGCCCCGGAGACTTGGCCGCCATCCTCACCAATCTGGAACAAGGGGATGTACTTTTTATAGATGAAATCCATAGGTTATCAAAGATAATTGAAGAGATCCTTTATCCGGCGATGGAGGATTACAAGCTGGATATTGTCATTGGCCAGGGCCCTTCCGCCAAGACGGTCAAGCTCGACCTCCCCCGTTTTACCTTGATCGGCGCAACAACCCGGGCCGGGCTTTTGACCTCCCCTTTCCGGGACCGTTTTGGGATTACCGCGCGGCTTGATTTCTACTCCCCTGAGGAGTTGACCAAGATTGTCCTCAGGTCTGCCAAGATCCTCGGCGTTCAGGTGGATCCGGAGGCCGCCCTGGAGATTGCCGGGCGATCCCGCGGCACCCCCAGGATCACCAACCGGCTCCTCCGTCGCGTTCGGGATTTTGCCCAGGTCCATGGAACCGGTCTGATTGATCTGGACAGGGCCAAAAAGGCGCTCACCTTGCTGGAGGTGGATAACAAAGGGTTTGATGCGATGGACCGAAAGATTCTTCTGACGATTATCGACAAATTTGAGGGGGGGCCGGTCGGGGTGGAAACCCTCTCCTCCGCCATCAGCGAAGAAAGAGAAACAATCGAGGATGTCTACGAACCTTACCTGATCCAGTCCGGTTATCTCAATCGCACGTCACGCGGGCGGGTCGCCACACGACTTGCCTACGAGCATTTAGGACGACCGATCAAAGGCTTAAATCAGGGAGCCCTCTTCAATGAGGCTTAA
- a CDS encoding ROK family protein, which yields MQLALGIDVGGTNTRGVLVGPDGKILQRQQILSESRMGRGRFVVRLKQLIDDLVSMSASSGSSLRGIGIGLPGILDSKEGILYASPHFEDWKNWKVREELEKIIGRPLLLDNDANFAALGESWKGAGRDWENFLMLTLGTGIGGGIVIGKKLWRGDRGFAGEFGHIVVESEGVRCFCGGRGCLEMYASATGLKTLIDLSPEETEKRRFLQIFERGIENITVEEVHNLARDGNIFAVGLLKRIGYYLGIGVATLVNAFGLEKVILGGGIAPAWDFFIGDVKKEIARRTYRETASKVQIAPALLGNDAGILGAASAVFSQ from the coding sequence ATGCAACTAGCCTTGGGTATCGATGTCGGAGGAACGAATACGCGAGGGGTCCTGGTCGGTCCCGATGGGAAGATTCTCCAGCGTCAGCAGATCCTTTCTGAATCCCGGATGGGTCGGGGGCGTTTTGTGGTCCGATTAAAACAGTTGATCGACGATTTGGTGTCAATGTCTGCTTCAAGCGGGTCATCTCTCAGAGGCATCGGCATCGGTTTGCCGGGAATTCTCGATTCCAAAGAGGGGATTTTATACGCCTCTCCCCATTTTGAGGATTGGAAAAACTGGAAGGTGAGGGAGGAGCTGGAGAAAATCATTGGCCGGCCGCTTCTGCTGGATAATGACGCCAACTTTGCCGCCCTGGGGGAGTCTTGGAAAGGGGCCGGCCGGGATTGGGAGAATTTTCTCATGCTGACTTTAGGAACCGGCATCGGCGGCGGTATTGTGATCGGGAAAAAATTGTGGCGTGGGGACAGGGGATTTGCCGGGGAGTTCGGCCACATTGTGGTGGAGAGCGAAGGGGTGCGTTGTTTTTGTGGCGGCCGCGGTTGTCTTGAAATGTATGCCTCGGCGACCGGTCTGAAGACCTTGATTGACCTGTCTCCGGAAGAGACCGAGAAACGGCGATTTCTGCAGATTTTCGAACGAGGGATTGAAAATATCACCGTCGAAGAGGTCCACAACCTTGCGAGGGATGGGAACATCTTTGCCGTCGGTCTCCTCAAACGGATCGGGTATTATCTGGGGATCGGTGTGGCCACCCTGGTGAACGCCTTTGGCCTGGAGAAGGTGATTCTCGGTGGGGGGATTGCCCCGGCCTGGGATTTTTTTATCGGCGATGTCAAAAAGGAGATAGCCCGGAGGACTTACAGGGAAACAGCCTCAAAAGTTCAAATAGCACCGGCCCTCTTAGGGAACGACGCCGGCATTCTCGGGGCGGCCTCGGCAGTTTTTAGTCAGTAA
- a CDS encoding RDD family protein: MDDEQAAAPLHDDKTEEQSFAYKLATLNDRFAAFVTDGLILGYLIWAWSGALSLFFKKELSLFPHFQGFQAMLFFSTSFAFVFLYYLIGEGIFSASLGKLLVGIRVMGIRGTPPSLWSIIARNLIRFLDLLVFPILLIAFMEGTEGRQRFGDFLARTTVVRRRMDERIDETRVYASTLRRFFSLLFDLVLFCGLMGGILLLIPAEQNGLTLLFLNLIPLFGLIYIILMNLLFEGSPGKLLLGIKVSQESGRRIGFAGTMTRSFFIPFDINPVSYLCTLLSKRRQRPGDVAAATVVIKTPYRWYYPLVFLMVLVIVSGVGFVGWNNPRNFVEKGYQINLLGQPLDPSKLTPYTGKLAPYIKEQAPVLNRLRKLPQRVLHKLPKIPFLNP; the protein is encoded by the coding sequence ATGGATGACGAACAGGCGGCCGCCCCGCTCCACGACGACAAGACAGAAGAGCAGAGCTTTGCCTATAAGCTGGCCACTCTGAACGACCGTTTTGCCGCCTTTGTCACCGACGGTCTCATCCTGGGCTACCTCATCTGGGCCTGGTCCGGGGCCCTCTCCCTTTTCTTCAAGAAGGAGCTTTCCCTCTTCCCCCATTTTCAAGGGTTTCAGGCGATGCTCTTTTTTTCCACGAGCTTTGCCTTTGTCTTTCTCTACTACCTGATCGGTGAAGGGATCTTTTCCGCAAGCCTGGGGAAACTCCTTGTCGGGATCCGGGTGATGGGGATCCGGGGAACCCCCCCTTCGCTCTGGTCCATCATCGCCAGAAACCTGATCCGCTTTCTGGATCTCCTTGTTTTTCCGATCCTCCTGATCGCCTTCATGGAGGGGACTGAGGGTCGCCAACGATTCGGCGACTTCCTGGCCCGAACCACCGTTGTCCGGCGGAGGATGGATGAGAGGATCGATGAGACGCGAGTTTATGCCTCAACACTCCGGCGCTTCTTTTCCCTCCTCTTTGATCTGGTTCTTTTCTGTGGTCTGATGGGTGGTATCCTCCTGTTGATTCCCGCGGAACAAAACGGACTCACACTCCTTTTTCTGAACCTGATTCCGCTGTTCGGACTGATTTATATTATTCTGATGAACCTCCTTTTTGAAGGGAGTCCCGGCAAGCTCCTCCTGGGAATCAAGGTTTCCCAAGAATCGGGACGACGTATCGGTTTTGCGGGGACCATGACCCGATCTTTCTTCATCCCGTTTGACATCAACCCGGTCTCCTACCTTTGCACCCTCCTCTCCAAGAGACGACAACGACCGGGGGATGTCGCAGCGGCAACGGTGGTCATCAAAACCCCTTACCGCTGGTATTACCCCCTTGTCTTTCTGATGGTGCTGGTAATTGTCAGCGGGGTTGGATTTGTCGGCTGGAATAACCCCCGAAATTTTGTTGAAAAAGGGTACCAGATTAATCTCTTGGGGCAACCGCTGGACCCCTCCAAACTGACCCCTTATACCGGGAAACTGGCCCCTTATATAAAAGAACAAGCCCCGGTGTTGAATCGACTCCGAAAATTACCTCAAAGGGTCCTGCACAAGTTACCCAAGATCCCCTTCCTTAACCCTTGA
- a CDS encoding 16S rRNA (uracil(1498)-N(3))-methyltransferase, translating into MPSFYVDPKDFTENRAVLKGAEARHVRNVFRLGPGESIVLFDGRGHQYKGEIMSAGSVVTIQLLEKETIPPERFEITLAQACLKSDKMELIFQKATELGVSKILPFFSSRTVPKDPGAKLERWQKIILAAAKQSGRATLPEIMSPCPMPELLTQFDKTTVRLLLSERRTKRHLKEILRESAAGTSLRNIIPFRIEKIVGLIGPEGGFSDEEMDLAEEAGFIPVSLGRRILRAETAAITFLSVLQYEMGTL; encoded by the coding sequence ATGCCCTCCTTCTACGTTGACCCAAAAGATTTCACAGAAAACAGAGCAGTCCTGAAAGGGGCCGAGGCGAGACACGTCAGGAATGTCTTCCGGCTTGGTCCCGGGGAGAGCATCGTCCTCTTTGACGGGCGGGGGCATCAGTACAAGGGGGAAATCATGAGTGCCGGTTCGGTAGTCACCATCCAGCTATTGGAAAAAGAAACAATCCCTCCTGAAAGATTTGAAATCACCCTCGCGCAGGCCTGCCTCAAAAGCGACAAGATGGAACTGATCTTTCAGAAGGCGACCGAGTTGGGGGTCAGCAAAATCCTGCCCTTCTTTTCTTCCCGTACCGTTCCCAAAGACCCGGGCGCCAAACTGGAGCGGTGGCAAAAAATAATCCTGGCCGCCGCCAAACAATCCGGACGGGCGACCCTTCCGGAAATCATGAGCCCCTGCCCGATGCCAGAACTCCTAACCCAGTTTGACAAAACCACCGTCCGGCTCCTCCTCTCCGAGAGGAGGACAAAACGCCACTTAAAAGAAATATTGAGGGAATCGGCGGCAGGGACTTCTCTCCGAAACATTATCCCCTTCCGAATCGAAAAAATTGTCGGTCTGATCGGTCCCGAAGGAGGTTTTTCGGACGAAGAGATGGACCTTGCGGAAGAAGCCGGCTTCATCCCGGTCAGTCTGGGCCGGCGGATCCTCCGGGCGGAAACGGCGGCGATTACCTTTTTATCCGTCCTCCAGTACGAAATGGGGACATTATAA